From Etheostoma cragini isolate CJK2018 chromosome 17, CSU_Ecrag_1.0, whole genome shotgun sequence, one genomic window encodes:
- the hhat gene encoding protein-cysteine N-palmitoyltransferase HHAT isoform X1 has translation MTCKSKAQLAPLPWTEILVYWVVSFGSHLYSFYQLHRFSKEHEAGLEREFLLGKGLVAGFKRDLSDFEWTFWTEWAKKSLLWTLIGHGLISRLTSIFYPKFRVPALTTYGLLAASSVLGIKGVSLLLVHLGLSFSVAQLRKPALSWACNLLLLSTLHIQPLQEIQRGWYKTEEEYYLLLFSVAVCGLRFISFSLEHCWCPPDHGGVVQLGWLFSYTFYHPFFYNGPIITFKDYVEQMQRPAEKCDRDESVFRYSVLRSGRIILWWCIAEYMIHVMYMHSIQSNETYLEFLPPWALGGLALALVQFFYVKYLVLFGFSSMLATLDKLVPPKLPRCVSIMYSFTGMWRHFDKGLYRWLIRYIYVPLGGSHHGPLYKILSTGLAFGFVCLWHGGHDYLQYWALMNWAGVLVENGLKSFLSSSFIHSNVKQNLSAAMERRCVALLSAFSTAMLILSNLVFLGGVHVGRIFWKRVFIQGWSTIAPPMLAFLYCFAQIGLEWTYHTP, from the exons ATGACATGTAAATCAAAGGCCCAGTTGGCACCCCTGCCATGGACAGAGATCCTTGTGTACTGGGTGGTGTCCTTTGGCTCTCATTTGTACTCATTCTACCAACTGCACAGGTTCTCTAAAG AGCATGAAGCAGGATTAGAGAGAGAATTCCTGTTGGGAAAAGGCCTTGTTGCAGGTTTTAAAAGG gacCTATCAGACTTTGAGTGGACCTTCTGGACAGAATGGGCTAAGAAGTCTTTGCTGTGGACTCTGATTGGTCATGGCTTGATATCGAGATTGACCAGCATCTTTTACCCCAAG TTTAGGGTGCCAGCCCTCACAACATATGGCCTCTTAGCAGCCAGCAGTGTGTTGGGGATTAAAGGTGTGAGTCTGCTGCTGGTACATCTGGGCCTGTCTTTTTCAGTGGCCCAACTTCGAAAGCCTGCTCTGTCATGGGCCTGCAACCTCCTGCTGCTTTCCACACTTCACATCCAACCACTACAAGAGATCCAG AGAGGCTGGTATAAGACTGAGGAGGAGTACTATCTGCTACTGTTCAGTGTTGCTGTCTGTGGTCTACGCTTCATCAGCTTTAGCCTGGAGCATTGCTGGTGCCCTCCAGACCATGGTGGAGTTGTGCAGCTTGGTTGGTTGTTTTCATACACCTTCTATCATCCTTTTTTCTACAATGGACCCATCATCACATTCAAGGACTACGTTGAGCAG ATGCAGAGGCCTGCTGAGAAGTGTGACAGGGACGAATCTGTTTTTAGGTACTCAGTGCTCAGATCAGGACGGATCATACTATGGTGGTGCATCGCAGAATACATGATCCATGTAATGTACATGCACTCCATCCAGTCTAATGAGACCTACTTAGAATTCCTTCCTCCCTGGGCTTTGG GCGGTCTGGCCCTGGCCCTCGTCCAGTTCTTCTATGTGAAGTATCTGGTGCTGTTTGGCTTTTCATCCATGCTGGCTACTTTAGATAAACTAGTCCCCCCAAAGCTTCCTCGTTGTGTCAGCATCATGTACAGTTTCACAGGGATGTGGAG GCACTTCGACAAGGGCCTGTATCGATGGCTCATCAG ATACATCTATGTGCCGTTGGGAGGTTCACACCATGGTCCTCTATACAAAATATTATCCACTGGCCTTGCATTTGGATTTGTATGCCTCTGGCACGGTGGCCATGACTACTTGCAGTACTGGGCCCTGATGAATTGGGCTGGAGTTCTGGTGGAAAATGGACTGAAGTCTTTCTTAAGCTCATCTTTTATTCACTCCAATGTT AAGCAGAATTTATCTGCGGCAATGGAAAGGCGCTGTGTTGCCCTTCTCTCTGCCTTCTCCACCGCCATGCTCATCCTCTCTAATCTGGTTTTCCTCGGGGGGGTACATGTTGGCAGAATCTTCTGGAAGCGTGTCTTCATTCAAG gCTGGTCCACCATAGCCCCGCCTATGCTGGCTTTCCTCTACTGCTTTGCTCAGATCGGACTTGAGTGGACTTATCACACACCATGA
- the hhat gene encoding protein-cysteine N-palmitoyltransferase HHAT isoform X3, translated as MTCKSKAQLAPLPWTEILVYWVVSFGSHLYSFYQLHRFSKEHEAGLEREFLLGKGLVAGFKRDLSDFEWTFWTEWAKKSLLWTLIGHGLISRLTSIFYPKFRVPALTTYGLLAASSVLGIKGVSLLLVHLGLSFSVAQLRKPALSWACNLLLLSTLHIQPLQEIQRGWYKTEEEYYLLLFSVAVCGLRFISFSLEHCWCPPDHGGVVQLGWLFSYTFYHPFFYNGPIITFKDYVEQMQRPAEKCDRDESVFRYSVLRSGRIILWWCIAEYMIHVMYMHSIQSNETYLEFLPPWALGGLALALVQFFYVKYLVLFGFSSMLATLDKLVPPKLPRCVSIMYSFTGMWRHFDKGLYRWLIRYIYVPLGGSHHGPLYKILSTGLAFGFVCLWHGGHDYLQYWALMNWAGVLVENGLKSFLSSSFIHSNVLETKGSCNLV; from the exons ATGACATGTAAATCAAAGGCCCAGTTGGCACCCCTGCCATGGACAGAGATCCTTGTGTACTGGGTGGTGTCCTTTGGCTCTCATTTGTACTCATTCTACCAACTGCACAGGTTCTCTAAAG AGCATGAAGCAGGATTAGAGAGAGAATTCCTGTTGGGAAAAGGCCTTGTTGCAGGTTTTAAAAGG gacCTATCAGACTTTGAGTGGACCTTCTGGACAGAATGGGCTAAGAAGTCTTTGCTGTGGACTCTGATTGGTCATGGCTTGATATCGAGATTGACCAGCATCTTTTACCCCAAG TTTAGGGTGCCAGCCCTCACAACATATGGCCTCTTAGCAGCCAGCAGTGTGTTGGGGATTAAAGGTGTGAGTCTGCTGCTGGTACATCTGGGCCTGTCTTTTTCAGTGGCCCAACTTCGAAAGCCTGCTCTGTCATGGGCCTGCAACCTCCTGCTGCTTTCCACACTTCACATCCAACCACTACAAGAGATCCAG AGAGGCTGGTATAAGACTGAGGAGGAGTACTATCTGCTACTGTTCAGTGTTGCTGTCTGTGGTCTACGCTTCATCAGCTTTAGCCTGGAGCATTGCTGGTGCCCTCCAGACCATGGTGGAGTTGTGCAGCTTGGTTGGTTGTTTTCATACACCTTCTATCATCCTTTTTTCTACAATGGACCCATCATCACATTCAAGGACTACGTTGAGCAG ATGCAGAGGCCTGCTGAGAAGTGTGACAGGGACGAATCTGTTTTTAGGTACTCAGTGCTCAGATCAGGACGGATCATACTATGGTGGTGCATCGCAGAATACATGATCCATGTAATGTACATGCACTCCATCCAGTCTAATGAGACCTACTTAGAATTCCTTCCTCCCTGGGCTTTGG GCGGTCTGGCCCTGGCCCTCGTCCAGTTCTTCTATGTGAAGTATCTGGTGCTGTTTGGCTTTTCATCCATGCTGGCTACTTTAGATAAACTAGTCCCCCCAAAGCTTCCTCGTTGTGTCAGCATCATGTACAGTTTCACAGGGATGTGGAG GCACTTCGACAAGGGCCTGTATCGATGGCTCATCAG ATACATCTATGTGCCGTTGGGAGGTTCACACCATGGTCCTCTATACAAAATATTATCCACTGGCCTTGCATTTGGATTTGTATGCCTCTGGCACGGTGGCCATGACTACTTGCAGTACTGGGCCCTGATGAATTGGGCTGGAGTTCTGGTGGAAAATGGACTGAAGTCTTTCTTAAGCTCATCTTTTATTCACTCCAATGTT CTAGAAACAAAGGGGTCATGTAATCTGGTTTAA
- the hhat gene encoding protein-cysteine N-palmitoyltransferase HHAT isoform X2 yields MTCKSKAQLAPLPWTEILVYWVVSFGSHLYSFYQLHRFSKEHEAGLEREFLLGKGLVAGFKRDLSDFEWTFWTEWAKKSLLWTLIGHGLISRLTSIFYPKFRVPALTTYGLLAASSVLGIKGVSLLLVHLGLSFSVAQLRKPALSWACNLLLLSTLHIQPLQEIQRGWYKTEEEYYLLLFSVAVCGLRFISFSLEHCWCPPDHGGVVQLGWLFSYTFYHPFFYNGPIITFKDYVEQMQRPAEKCDRDESVFRYSVLRSGRIILWWCIAEYMIHVMYMHSIQSNETYLEFLPPWALGGLALALVQFFYVKYLVLFGFSSMLATLDKLVPPKLPRCVSIMYSFTGMWRHFDKGLYRWLIRYIYVPLGGSHHGPLYKILSTGLAFGFVCLWHGGHDYLQYWALMNWAGVLVENGLKSFLSSSFIHSNVVSLKFKSKFTFDSAEKGCERDKNCT; encoded by the exons ATGACATGTAAATCAAAGGCCCAGTTGGCACCCCTGCCATGGACAGAGATCCTTGTGTACTGGGTGGTGTCCTTTGGCTCTCATTTGTACTCATTCTACCAACTGCACAGGTTCTCTAAAG AGCATGAAGCAGGATTAGAGAGAGAATTCCTGTTGGGAAAAGGCCTTGTTGCAGGTTTTAAAAGG gacCTATCAGACTTTGAGTGGACCTTCTGGACAGAATGGGCTAAGAAGTCTTTGCTGTGGACTCTGATTGGTCATGGCTTGATATCGAGATTGACCAGCATCTTTTACCCCAAG TTTAGGGTGCCAGCCCTCACAACATATGGCCTCTTAGCAGCCAGCAGTGTGTTGGGGATTAAAGGTGTGAGTCTGCTGCTGGTACATCTGGGCCTGTCTTTTTCAGTGGCCCAACTTCGAAAGCCTGCTCTGTCATGGGCCTGCAACCTCCTGCTGCTTTCCACACTTCACATCCAACCACTACAAGAGATCCAG AGAGGCTGGTATAAGACTGAGGAGGAGTACTATCTGCTACTGTTCAGTGTTGCTGTCTGTGGTCTACGCTTCATCAGCTTTAGCCTGGAGCATTGCTGGTGCCCTCCAGACCATGGTGGAGTTGTGCAGCTTGGTTGGTTGTTTTCATACACCTTCTATCATCCTTTTTTCTACAATGGACCCATCATCACATTCAAGGACTACGTTGAGCAG ATGCAGAGGCCTGCTGAGAAGTGTGACAGGGACGAATCTGTTTTTAGGTACTCAGTGCTCAGATCAGGACGGATCATACTATGGTGGTGCATCGCAGAATACATGATCCATGTAATGTACATGCACTCCATCCAGTCTAATGAGACCTACTTAGAATTCCTTCCTCCCTGGGCTTTGG GCGGTCTGGCCCTGGCCCTCGTCCAGTTCTTCTATGTGAAGTATCTGGTGCTGTTTGGCTTTTCATCCATGCTGGCTACTTTAGATAAACTAGTCCCCCCAAAGCTTCCTCGTTGTGTCAGCATCATGTACAGTTTCACAGGGATGTGGAG GCACTTCGACAAGGGCCTGTATCGATGGCTCATCAG ATACATCTATGTGCCGTTGGGAGGTTCACACCATGGTCCTCTATACAAAATATTATCCACTGGCCTTGCATTTGGATTTGTATGCCTCTGGCACGGTGGCCATGACTACTTGCAGTACTGGGCCCTGATGAATTGGGCTGGAGTTCTGGTGGAAAATGGACTGAAGTCTTTCTTAAGCTCATCTTTTATTCACTCCAATGTTGTAAGTTTGAAATTCAAATCCAAGTTTACCTTTGACAGTGCAGAGAAAGGATGTGAAAGAGATAAAAATTGTACTTAG
- the myoz1a gene encoding myozenin-1a, giving the protein MPLGKPAPLNKRKKLSKIITDLSHINQDEYDSEPEASEFDLGTKIRTPKDIMLEELSLQNNKGSKMFRMRQKRVDRFIYENNPDVFSSESMDNLQKFVPSLGAQMGGDIINVGGHFVSKQLHFGGILPGGAPVPPPKPGSKGAGAGGAGGAEGAEGLGGGDHGKDEKGERASGWSPLKGGGGDYASKLLHLKTYVSPWEKAMKGDETLLATMRAGMPGPTEKKDLRKYKCFNRSAMPFGGFEKANQFMKFQLPETTDKEEPEPTVVYQHDIACRPSFNRTPIGWVGSSEPGTINMEIDSVAFDGETDEL; this is encoded by the exons ATGCCTCTGGGAAAACCGGCCCCGTTAAACAAGCGGAAAAAGCTCTCCAAGATCATAACTGACCTATCGCATATCAACCAGGATG AGTATGACTCGGAGCCAGAGGCATCTGAATTTGACCTGGGAACAAAGATCAGGACTCCCAAAGACATCATGCTGGAGGAGCTTTCCCTGCAGAACAACAAAGGCTCCAAGATGTTTAGGATGAGGCAGAAGAGAGTGGATAGGTTCATCTACGAGAACAACCCCGACGTCTTCAGCAGTGAGTCTATG GACAACCTCCAGAAGTTTGTTCCCTCTCTGGGGGCTCAGATGGGAGGTGATATCATAAATGTTGGTGGGCATTTTGTTAGCAAACAGCTGCATTTTGGAGGGATCCTTCCCGGAGGGGCCCCTGTGCCTCCTCCGAAACCTGGAAGCAAAGGTGcaggagcaggaggagcaggaggagcagaAGGTGCAGAAGGACTGGGTGGGGGTGACCATGGGAAAgatgaaaaaggagaaagagctAGTGGGTGGTCTCCACTAAAAG GAGGTGGGGGGGATTATGCATCTAAGCTGCTTCATTTGAAGACATACGTGTCGCCATGGGAGAAGGCCATGAAGGGTGATGAAACTCTGCTAGCCACTATGAGAGCTGGAATGCCTGGTCCCactgaaaaaaaggatttgcgCAAGTACAAATGCTTCAACAG GTCTGCCATGCCCTTCGGCGGCTTCGAGAAGGCCAACCAGTTCATGAAATTCCAGTTGCCCGAAACTACAGACAAAGAGGAGCCTGAACCCACAGTTGTGTACCAACACGACATCGCCTGCCGGCCCTCCTTCAACCGCACTCCTATTGGCTGGGTGGGCAGCAGTGAGCCTGGCACTATTAATATGGAGATAGATAGTGTGGCGTTTGACGGAGAGACTGACGAGCTGTGA
- the synpo2la gene encoding synaptopodin 2-like protein, giving the protein MVAEEVIITLSGGAPWGFRLQGGVEHQKPLQVAKVRKRSKACRAGLREADELVSINEQPCGMLSHAQAMEFIDSSPGILHIRVKRVPAGFQSVVLVTRAPSPRIDKEYRAALRAMSPTHSHHAPVREVHHSHSSITSGLTSPPGSEAYYGETDSDADVAGYERQRRQKRRSPSNSNPGKPAGRASPEGGETSEMSGYDSAPDAHVYPSLLDKRGADGNGGGGLPGVERREVIYQPPGPGQWSSQTSTETSSIISSADDQGPRDRGQEEDSGFLEPTNVPLVSPERAKGAMMLSSRSQFVPMVGPLNKPLDEELTTTYMEKAKQAKLNRGDTSQDKHVKEAKTKCRTIASLLTDAPNPHSKGVLMFKKRRQRSKKYTLTSFGSVDEDRCQDSQEEDGVFPGSESEFDEDGFSAVPDPTWDSDYLNMLEKRATAGTEGRGDGAEDAPSPGLSDITGKGAQLFEQQRKRAAEQAKKEEAAQPRAPPQSQVQGQIHMYQMQPDTQPQMQSNLQPQQMIPPSTIAQQELSQAPGQVAACGMSNGDLCYSAVSTASMKMTPPPVTPKPATASVTVLTRPAPPAETPLPELPASNVLNRTARPFTPGFISMRAATAPVTFRPSVTKTVQRPASAAVVQLPFSTASELAMNTTSVTSPPSFEPQGPSAPTPEASVHHLSSPSITTVHHAPFVAVPPVSMPSLLLAPQAPMAPAPALPVSQILSSPNPVAPTPPLQVPFSQPHPPQFSVAPVATASVVSQPEAVAPTPVPGPTGRTGILIDARRRSGKPKPMFNLPDVKKNSPNPDLLCMVQNLDERSTRHKYGLPPSEAIYDDADGERGERSGETSMGRAPPPVAPKPRVIHEAPLFLQAGGKGAQLFARRQSRMGMFVVDNPPETPYQQEVASHSSAQLHDSTSNPSHVSQWKYSPNVRAPPPIGYNPLLAPSIPTGPQRNTGKPESRGRGVSQREGIKALDFMRRQAYQLNSAMFNYGGSTANLSAMPSYQAQRQQHGDYTTATMVGSSLTSPRQIPVKTARVFEVKRFSTPTPMSAPSLAPKVIAPRSATTLGERLTHSGMMSPPPAPFTPTPAPHLTPAPVNAPKQALPPSQPAGLPSLPKFSATPIPQHLPPAVPTPYTPLSYTTGLQAAKQFQSAPELSILASLPPLKSDPVQAPKPRFVATKGGVQPHVWRPGAM; this is encoded by the exons GTGCGTAAACGCAGCAAGGCATGTAGGGCTGGGCTTAGGGAGGCTGATGAACTGGTGTCCATCAACGAACAGCCATGTGGAATGCTATCCCATGCCCAGGCCATGGAATTTATCGACAGCTCTCCTGGGATATTACACATCCGGGTTAAAAG GGTGCCTGCTGGTTTTCAGTCCGTGGTGCTTGTGACCCGTGCCCCATCTCCCCGTATAGACAAAGAGTACCGTGCTGCTCTGCGTGCCATGTCGCCCACCCACTCCCACCATGCACCTGTCCGTGAAGTCCACCATAGCCACTCCTCGATAACCAGTGGATTGACATCTCCACCAGGTAGTGAGGCTTACTACGGTGAAACTGACAGTGATGCAGATGTGGCGGGCTATGAGAGGCAGCGCCGGCAGAAACGACGCAGCCCCAGCAACTCCAACCCAGGAAAACCAGCAGGACGAGCATCTCCTGAGGGCGGGGAGACTTCAGAGATGAGTGGCTATGACAGCGCTCCAGATGCACATGTTTACCCTAGTTTATTGGATAAACGTGGGGCAGATGGAAATGGAGGAGGGGGGCTACCAGGGGTGGAACGGAGGGAGGTGATTTATCAGCCTCCTGGACCAGGACAGTGGTCCTCCCAGACATCCACTGAGACCTCCTCTATCATCTCCTCAGCAGATGACCAGGGGCCACGGGATAGAGGTCAAGAGGAGGACAGTGGCTTTCTAGAGCCAACTAACGTGCCACTGGTATCCCCTGAGAGGGCAAAGGGGGCCATGATGCTAAGCTCCCGCAGCCAGTTTGTACCCATGGTGGGTCCTTTGAATAAACCCCTTGACGAGGAGCTTACAACAACCTACATGGAAAAGGCCAAACAAGCCA AACTTAACCGAGGCGACACTTCGCAAGACAAGCATGTGAAGGAAGCCAAAACCAAGTGTCGAACAATTGCGTCCCTACTGACTGATGCTCCCAACCCTCACTCTAAGGGGGTGCTGATGTTCAAGAAAAGGCGACAGCGCTCCAAAAAGTACACTCTTACCAGTTTTGGTAGTGTAGATGAGGACAGGTGTCAGGACTCACAAGAGGAGGATGGGGTATTCCCTGGCAGCGAATCAGAGTTTGATGAGGATGGCTTCTCTGCCGTTCCTGACCCAACTTGGGATAGTGACTACTTGAATATGCTGGAGAAGAGAGCAACTGCAGGCACTGAAGGTCGTGGGGATGGGGCAGAGGATGCTCCAAGTCCAGGGTTAAGTGACATCACAGGCAAGGGTGCCCAGTTGTTTGAGCAGCAAAGAAAGAGGGCTGCTGAGCAAGCCAAGAAGGAAGAGGCAGCACAACCTCGAGCTCCTCCACAGTCCCAAGTCCAAGGGCAGATTCATATGTATCAGATGCAACcagacacacaaccacagatGCAGTCAAACCTCCAGCCTCAGCAGATGATACCACCTAGCACTATAGCACAACAAGAACTGTCCCAGGCTCCAGGTCAAGTTGCAGCCTGTGGAATGTCTAATGGGGACCTATGCTACTCTGCAGTTAGTACAGCTAGCATGAAAATGACACCTCCACCTGTGACACCCAAACCAGCCACTGCCTCAGTGACTGTTCTGACCAGACCTGCACCACCAGCTGAAACACCATTACCAGAACTACCTGCTAGTAATGTTCTCAACAGAACGGCACGTCCTTTCACTCCTGGCTTCATCAGCATGCGAGCAGCGACAGCACCTGTAACGTTTCGACCATCAGTAACAAAGACGGTCCAGCGTCCTGCCTCAGCAGCTGTTGTGCAACTACCATTCTCTACTGCCTCTGAACTAGCCATGAATACTACATCAGTAACATCCCCACCCTCCTTTGAACCTCAAGGTCCCTCGGCCCCAACACCAGAAGCTTCTGTTCATCACCTGTCATCACCATCAATAACTACTGTTCACCATGCTCCATTTGTAGCTGTGCCCCCAGTGTCTATGCCTTCATTGCTCCTAGCTCCACAAGCACCAATGGCTCCAGCCCCAGCTCTTCCTGTATCCCAAATTCTTTCTTCACCTAACCCAGTTGCTCCAACGCCTCCACTTCAAGTACCATTTTCTCAACCACATCCCCCGCAATTTTCTGTGGCACCTGTAGCTACAGCGTCAGTGGTCTCTCAGCCAGAAGCTGTAGCTCCAACCCCTGTTCCTGGTCCAACAGGTCGCACAGGGATCTTAATTGATGCTCGACGGCGAAGTGGCAAACCTAAACCTATGTTCAATTTACCAGATGTCAAGAAGAACTCCCCAAATCCTGATCTATTGTGTATGGTGCAGAACCTGGATGAAAGGTCCACCCGACACAAATATGGCCTACCACCATCTGAAGCTatctatgatgatgcagatggagagagaggagagaggagtggCGAGACCAGCATGGGGAGGGCGCCTCCTCCAGTGGCACCCAAGCCTCGGGTCATCCATGAGGCCCCACTGTTTCTTCAAGCAGGAGGTAAGGGGGCACAGCTGTTTGCCCGCAGGCAGAGCCGCATGGGTATGTTTGTAGTGGATAATCCACCCGAGACCCCTTACCAGCAGGAAGTGGCCTCGCACAGTTCAGCCCAACTCCATGACTCCACTTCAAACCCTTCCCATGTCTCTCAGTGGAAATACTCCCCGAATGTCCGGGCTCCTCCACCAATTGGGTACAACCCACTTTTGGCGCCCTCTATCCCTACGGGGCCTCAGAGGAATACAGGCAAGCCAGAAAGCAGGGGCAGAGGTGTCTCCCAAAGAGAGGGGATCAAAGCTCTGGATTTCATGAGAAGGCAGGCCTACCAGCTCAACTCTGCTATGTTCAACTACGGTGGCAGTACTGCTAATCTATCAGCCATGCCTTCTTATCAGGCCCAGAGGCAGCAGCATGGTGACtacacaacagcaacaatggTTGGCAGCTCATTAACCTCACCTAGGCAGATCCCCGTCAAAACAGCCCGTGTCTTCGAGGTCAAGCGATTCTCCACACCCACACCTATGTCAGCTCCTAGTCTAGCTCCAAAGGTCATAGCCCCTCGCTCAGCCACTACCCTCGGAGAACGTTTGACTCATTCTGGCATGATGTCACCACCTCCTGCTCCTTTCACTCCAACCCCGGCCCCTCACTTGACACCAGCACCAGTCAATGCCCCAAAACAAGCTCTACCTCCCTCCCAACCAGCTGGACTGCCTAGCCTCCCAAAATTCTCTGCCACCCCTATTCCCCAGCATCTGCCCCCTGCAGTCCCTACACCTTACACTCCGTTATCATACACCACTGGGCTACAGGCAGCCAAGCAGTTCCAGAGTGCTCCTGAGCTTAGTATTCTTGCCTCTTTGCCCCCACTCAAGTCCGACCCAGTCCAGGCTCCCAAACCACGTTTCGTTGCCACCAAGGGAGGTGTCCAGCCCCATGTTTGGAGGCCAGGGGCAATGTGA